The window ACGTAGATTGTATCCTTTACTTTTAGCGGAAACTGAATCGTCACTTTATTATCGTGTAGTTCACTATCTAAATGATACGTTAACTTATTGTTTTCAAGTTTGTAGCTAAGTGCACCTTCTACTTGTTTAGCACTACCTAATTCGTCATCAAATACTAACGAAATACTACCTTGCCAACGATTAGTAGAAATCGGTGCAAACTCAGTAGTATAATAATAAGGTGCTGTTTCTGATAGGAAAATATTTTTGGATGCATCAAATAATATACTCGATGGTTCAGCTAAGCTCTGTAGTTCCTTTTCGACGATTGCTGTCTTTGATAAAGCACTTGCAGGGAGGAAACCATATAAATTACTTGAAGACACATATGCACGACCATCCGCTGTTGTAAAATATACTTTAACCGAAGTGCCAAGCTTTAATGACTGAATTTGCCACCCAGGGCGAACTGATAAATCAACAATTTGATTCACATATTGAATTTTCCCTTCCGGCAAATTGGACACATAGTTTTGAGGCACATACCCCCATACATAATCTATTTTTGTATCGTTTCTTGGATTGTATTCTACTTTTACATAATCCCCGCTCAGCTCTACTACCTTAAAGACTGCTCCATAAGGCGTATGTATGATTGTTTTCGCTGTAGGATTCGCCCCTTCTTTAATGGACACACCTTTTGCAGAACTCGCAAAAACTGTCGTCCCTACAGTAAACTTCACACCTGCTACTTGTTGTTGAATAGCTAGTGGTACTTCCTTATAAATAACCAAATCCGTTACTTGTACACGATAGCCACCGCTCATTTTGTATACCTTGCCAACAGTCGAATACTCCTGGCCGTATACGCGATAAAATTCCCCTTTTTTTACAATAAGCGACGTGGACGTGCCATCTGCATTTTTTTTATATATTTTCACATCTTTTGAAAACGTCAATTTACCTGTTTGACCTTCCACAATCTCGGCACCATCCCAAATTACTTTTGCCTCGGTGTTTGATTGAAAGCTTACACACATTATCAAAACTAATAAACCAATCCACGTCTTCATAACTAGCTCTCCTTCTGCTACAATTTTTACTGCTCTATAAATCTTAAATAATTCCAGATGGAACTTCATCCGCTATATATCCCGGAATAATTATATTTACTCCCATACGCACAAGAAACAAATGCCATCCATTTACAATATATTTTCTAAATAATGTTAAACTCATATAACTCACAAACAAAAATAAAAATAAAAACACCCAACGAAAACAATAGATATTTAACAGCGTCTTTTTAAACTTAACGTTTTCACTTCGCCTAATGTTACTATTGTTTTAGATCTCTTCTTCAACTAAATCGTCAAACTACTTAAATCTAACTGTATCGACATAGACAGCTGTACCTTGTTCAAACTGGACTTTTGCTTGCATATAATACGTACCTGATGGATATGTACCATCTTCATTAATAATCTTTACAACCTCATTCATTTGCTCATCCAAAAACACGATTTCACTGTGCAGTATGTCTAACCCATCCGCTATCAGTTTAACTTTGTCTGGCTTTCGGAGCGTAACAGCTTCATCAAAGGAGGCTTGTATATTGGACAACGGTGTTTCGTGTTCAATGTTCTTTTCCTCACCAGTTGTAAGGTCGATAAATGACCATTCATATCGTTGGACATATAAGGGTAACTTTTCCTCTTTGTTAATAGCTAATGCTATATAAGGTGGTTGCTCGTAAATCGGTTGCTCAAGTGCGATTGGCTGTTGATCCTGTATGACCATCCCGACAAGCGCATCACCACTTCCTGTATACACTTGATATTGTAATGTCCATACTTTCTTTTTGCTTTCATAATGCACATTCGTAATAATTGGAGTATGTTCTAAATTTTCCGCTACACCGGCAATGACCTCTTTTGTGGAAAGAGAGCTATTAAAGTTTTTTGGTATAACTTCAATCATATCTGCACTTGTTTGACCAGGGTAAGACGTTAGAATTGTACTTGCCCATACCTTTACATAATCATCAACTTCAAAAACTTCTTTTGTCGATACCCATAATGCATTCACAAACTGGGGTTGCGATTCATTTAAATGAATCGGCTCATTGCTGACTACTAGGTATCTGCCGGATGCCGCTGCAGTTATATATCCTTCAATCGTTGCCGTATTTAACACTGTACTTTTGTCTTTTACTGTCGTACCACATCCAGCTGAAAAGAGCATAACTATACATAAGAATACCAGTTTTTTCAAAGCGCTCCCTCCCATTTTCAAAGTAGACGCACCCATTTTTGATAAGTTACACTTGCTCTTCCAGTTAGTTGAAGCACAAAGATCTTTTAAGTAAACACCCGTATAAAAAGTGGAGTTAAAATACAGTATCTTCTTCTATTCAGACAAGTAGCATCTCCGAGCCATTTTTCCTTGTCTAGAAAATGTATGGAAACTTTCCTTTTATAATGTGTTTTCAAAAATGAAAAAGCGCCTCAAACCCATGAAAACAAAGGATTTCAGACACTTTCAGCACCGTTAGTTAAAGTGAAAATTTTAATTATTCCTATTTCCTTCCCAGTTGGAGTCCTTTTTCCAATGATAAGTATCGTAAAAAATGTTTAATTTATGGTTATTAATTTCAATTGTTTCGTCATCTAACCATTTTATATTTACTGTACTCTCATCATAATTCCAATAAATTGTTTTTATTTCATTTTCAAAATCAATTTCTACCCTTATTGCCGCTCTTACCGTAGCCCCACCTTCGTCTATTAAATAGGCTTTAGCAGTATAATCATTATTTGGTGATGGATACTCTGATAAAAATTTCCCTACAGATAATTCATCTAACTCAACATTGAGAAAGTCATAAATAGGTATCCCAATAATAAAAATGATCACTATTACAATAACCCATTTCTTCATTAACTTATCTCCTTCTTTACAACTACTTCTTCAACTAACCTGCCCTTCCTAATTCTTTGTAATTGTTAAACCTCCTACACTATAATAATTGTTTAAAAGAAAAGTATTGTAATTTAAAAAAGAGACTACCAATTTAGTAGTTTCCTATGCTTGTTTTTCGAAAAACAGTACAAGCGAAGCGGGATTATTAATGTTTGGGTTAGTGTACAATAACTAAAAAACAACAATAAAGTCTTTTAAGTTTTATTCCATAATAGCACTCGTTTCTTGAATAACCTGAGCCCTTATTTTTATTGTTACATAGCATTATTTGAAATATTGTAAAATTTCTCCTTTTCCACTATACGATTCCACTTCAGCATATGCTCCGTTTATTAATGTCATTTGTGGGGGAACATGTCCACAATCAATGTCATATATAATAGGTATTTGAAGCTCCTCAGAAAGCTCCTTATAAACTTCTTCAACTGTATAATTTCCAACAGGGGTATTTGCTGGACTTCTACCAAACATAATACCTGAACAATCATTAAACCATCCAGACAATTTCATTTGTACGAGGGACCTACGTAAATCAGTAGTTGATAAGTCACAATTTTCAAGAAACCATATAACAGATTCACCTTTAATATAATTTTCTTTAAAGTTGTGAACATCCCCAAATTTTGTCCCGATTAAATGTCTGATAGTATCAATACATCCACCGAGTAAGCGCCCCTGTATTTTAACGCTTTTATTTGAAATCGATTTCCATTTAGTTTTTTCTGTAAAATTAAAAACATATGGAGTTAGTTTATCAAACTGCCATTCCTTTTGATATTGTTCTGATGAACGTTGTAGTATTGATCCACCCTTTTTTAGTGATAAAACCGGCTGCCACATAGCAGTAGTATCATCAGAATACTCTCCTCTTAAATCTACTAAATTCGTTCCATGTGCAGTAGCTATACCTGTTTTTAATGTGATTGCCAACAATAAAAGACTAATATCTGAGTATCCTAATACCCATTTGGTTTGAATATTTTCGAAGTCAATATATTCAAGCGTTTCAATAAGCAGTTCCCCACCCCAAGGAGGAATAATAAAATGGATATCATCATTGACCATCATTTTATTAAACTCTTCTGCACGCTTTTTAGCTGGTGCAGATTTTGCCATATCTTGAGTCCAAGCAGTATCTCCAATGATGACCTTATAACCTTTCGTTTCCATACGACTACATGCAGTTTTCAATAATTCATGTAGTTCAGTGGGTACACCAGAAGAAGGTGCCGTAACTCCTATTGTTGTCCTTTCTTCTAAAAATGGATATTTTATCATGTACATCCCCCTTGTTTTTTATTTCATTTTAACATAAATATCCCATTTTATTTATTGATGCAATTTAATGTTATTTGGTAAATATAAATCACTTTGGATTGCATTTTTAAACAATAAATACGGCCATCCTTTGCTAAGAATTGGATAGTAAATAACATAAAATTGATTGCAGTATTTGATACATCTATATGTACCATTTGCAATTTAAAGAATAATTCACTATCTAATTTTACTGTTTTAGCGTTATTTTTTAACCATATATTCCCCCTTAAGAAGAATAGACGAATGGTGGTGATAACTAGTGGAGTTAAAATTCAAACTGAAAGAAGTGTTAAGTGAACGTGGAATTTCTCAATTGGAACTTTCACAAAAAATAAGTCTTACTACTACAGTAACCACTGTACCCCGAAAGTTAGACCAAAAATCTAACGATTGGGGGTGTATTTATTTTGGCAAAGTACAAGGGTGGTTATAGACATTTAGTTCTTCAATTTCGAATTTCAAGTCATGGAGTGATTAGAAGGTGGGTTAAGCCGGTGACTGCACAAGGATTTGATTCTCTTCGGAAACGAAAAAGACATGCAGGTTACACTACTCAATCTAAACTAGGTGTCATAAACTATTATTTAAATTGTGGAAAATCTATCCGAGATGTAGCTCATAAATTCAATCTTTCAAATGACTCGATGGTTTCATCGTGGACTTCTGCATTTAGAAAGCATGGTATAGTTGGAATTTCTCCAAAATCGAAAGGACGTCAATCATTGTCAAACAAACCGAAGAAAGCTACGAACAAAAAAATATTCCAAAACATGTCTCGAAAAGGAAACTGCTTAGACAATTCGCCAATGGAAAATTTCTTTGGTCTACTGAAACAAGAAATGTATCATGGAATTATCTATACTAGTTTTGAAGAAATGAAACAAGCAATTGATAAGTATATCTACTGCTACAATTACAAGCGAATAAAGAGTAAATTTAGATGTAGTCCAGTCACCTATCGTGAAAGATTGGCTGCATAAAAGAAAAACCAGAATGGAGAAACCCATTCTGGATAAAGTCTAACTTTTGGGGTTCACTACATTAGATGTGACTTAATATTTACATCTTATATATAAAACATCAAAGCACCAATATCTGTGTTTTATTTAGGTGTTGATGTTTCAATGGTTTCACCGTTATTACATACAAGACACTTAGCTTTATATTCTATACTCGTTGAGAGTTTCTGCAGCATACTTAATTCAATAGCCAACTTCTCCACTTCAACCAATCCTTCACTTTGCAATTTAGTAATGACCTGTTCAAGTTGTTTTAACGACTGTTGAATTACTACTATATTCTCTTTATATTTCCCTAAACTATTTTCAGTATCTAATATTTCACCCTGATTGTTTGTGTTTTTAATCATTTGATTGACTCTTCCTTTCTATCTATAAAGTCATCATTACGGTGTAGTCTTTGACACACAATATATTAATAAACATCTTAGGATATGACATGAAACCATCTCATAAAACATATTTAATTAGCACTATTATAAAGTTGATTAACTTATTTAACAATCATATTTTTATTCATAGTTAAATGCATAATAAAAAGCCACGCTCGTATGAATGTGACTTAAGAATATTTTTATTTGTAAGTAATATTTACTCTAGGAATTTTGCTTAATAACTTAACTTCATTTATGCGCTGTCCACTCTCCTTCTGTATTGTGTGTATTGCCTCGTATGATTTATGTCTATTTCAACGTACCCGCCTCATTCATGGCCTACAGCTTCCATTCCCAAACGCAAGCCACCGATACCAACAAATAAATCTAAAAACTTCAATTTCTCCCCCTCGTGTTAGTGCACATTTTCTTTCTGACGTACATTAATGAATCTTAAAATGGTCTATTAACCATTTGCTTTTTTTGAAAAAATTAAATCATTACTTAATAGACAAATAGCCAATCAAATTTCTTTGTCTAATCATAAATTAATAAAGTAAGGTTATTGTTACCTTAATAAAATGGAAATGGAGGTATTGATAATGGGCGATATTATAAATATTAGAACTAGTTCTGACTCCTCTGGTAAA of the Lysinibacillus fusiformis genome contains:
- a CDS encoding SH3 domain-containing protein; the protein is MKTWIGLLVLIMCVSFQSNTEAKVIWDGAEIVEGQTGKLTFSKDVKIYKKNADGTSTSLIVKKGEFYRVYGQEYSTVGKVYKMSGGYRVQVTDLVIYKEVPLAIQQQVAGVKFTVGTTVFASSAKGVSIKEGANPTAKTIIHTPYGAVFKVVELSGDYVKVEYNPRNDTKIDYVWGYVPQNYVSNLPEGKIQYVNQIVDLSVRPGWQIQSLKLGTSVKVYFTTADGRAYVSSSNLYGFLPASALSKTAIVEKELQSLAEPSSILFDASKNIFLSETAPYYYTTEFAPISTNRWQGSISLVFDDELGSAKQVEGALSYKLENNKLTYHLDSELHDNKVTIQFPLKVKDTIYVNGQPQRVTKIYEQSALNIRGRYETFENVVIAGEYILAKGLMKGRYDYWIQ
- a CDS encoding DUF3221 domain-containing protein gives rise to the protein MKKLVFLCIVMLFSAGCGTTVKDKSTVLNTATIEGYITAAASGRYLVVSNEPIHLNESQPQFVNALWVSTKEVFEVDDYVKVWASTILTSYPGQTSADMIEVIPKNFNSSLSTKEVIAGVAENLEHTPIITNVHYESKKKVWTLQYQVYTGSGDALVGMVIQDQQPIALEQPIYEQPPYIALAINKEEKLPLYVQRYEWSFIDLTTGEEKNIEHETPLSNIQASFDEAVTLRKPDKVKLIADGLDILHSEIVFLDEQMNEVVKIINEDGTYPSGTYYMQAKVQFEQGTAVYVDTVRFK
- a CDS encoding DUF5412 family protein, with translation MKKWVIVIVIIFIIGIPIYDFLNVELDELSVGKFLSEYPSPNNDYTAKAYLIDEGGATVRAAIRVEIDFENEIKTIYWNYDESTVNIKWLDDETIEINNHKLNIFYDTYHWKKDSNWEGNRNN
- a CDS encoding S66 family peptidase, with the protein product MIKYPFLEERTTIGVTAPSSGVPTELHELLKTACSRMETKGYKVIIGDTAWTQDMAKSAPAKKRAEEFNKMMVNDDIHFIIPPWGGELLIETLEYIDFENIQTKWVLGYSDISLLLLAITLKTGIATAHGTNLVDLRGEYSDDTTAMWQPVLSLKKGGSILQRSSEQYQKEWQFDKLTPYVFNFTEKTKWKSISNKSVKIQGRLLGGCIDTIRHLIGTKFGDVHNFKENYIKGESVIWFLENCDLSTTDLRRSLVQMKLSGWFNDCSGIMFGRSPANTPVGNYTVEEVYKELSEELQIPIIYDIDCGHVPPQMTLINGAYAEVESYSGKGEILQYFK